The Neoarius graeffei isolate fNeoGra1 chromosome 7, fNeoGra1.pri, whole genome shotgun sequence genome includes a region encoding these proteins:
- the pank2 gene encoding pantothenate kinase 2, mitochondrial: MEMNGYDCDSEVKDEDVMEIQPLRSRAEVPSSFGATADLERSCAGGSAHPERRVSNSSSGRQRLDSLKKNRPPFPWFGMDIGGTLVKLVYFEPKDITAEEEQEEVESLKSIRHYLTSHTAYGKTGIRDVHLELPDLTLWGRRGSLHFIRFPTQELPAFLQMGRDKHFSSLHTTLCATGGGAYKFEADFRTMANLQLLKLDELDCLIKGVLYIDSVVSSGPSECYYYENPTDTEHCEQRAYNLENPYPLLLVNIGSGVSILAVYSKDNYKRVTGTSLGGGTFLGLCCLLTGCSTFEEALEMASRGESTRVDKLVRDIYGGDYERFGLPGWTVASSFGSMMCKEKRDSVSKEDLARATLVTITNNIGSITRMCALNEKIERVVFVGNFLRVNTLSMKLLAYALDYWSKGQLKALFLRHEGYFGAVGALLELSNSSSSLLSPQDHY, encoded by the exons ATGGAGATGAATGGTTACGACTGTGACAGTGAGGTcaaagatgaggacgtgatggagaTACAGCCGCTCCGCTCCAGAGCTGAAGTGCCTTCTAGCTTTGGTGCTACAGCGGACCTGGAACGCAGTTGTGCCGGGGGAAGCGCTCACCCAGAGCGGCGAGTGTCGAACTCGAGCTCGGGGAGACAGAGGCTTGACTCGCTGAAGAAAAACAGGCCAC CTTTCCCATGGTTTGGCATGGATATAGGTGGTACTCTGGTAAAACTGGTTTACTTTGAGCCCAAAGACATCACAGCAGAAGAAGAGCAGGAGGAGGTGGAAAGTCTGAAAAGTATCCGCCATTACCTCACTTCACACACAGCTTATGGCAAAACAGGCATTCGTGATGTCCATCTGGAGCTGCCGGACCTGACTCTGTGGGGGCGCAGGGGTAGCCTCCACTTCATTCGCTTTCCCACACAAGAGCTTCCAGCTTTCTTACAGATGGGCAGAGACAAGCATTTCTCCAGCCTGCACACTACTCTCTGTGCCACTGGTGGTGGAGCGTACAAGTTTGAGGCTGATTTCCGCACA ATGGCAAACCTGCAGCTTCTGAAGCTGGATGAGTTGGACTGTCTGATTAAGGGTGTCCTTTACATTGACTCAGTGGTCTCAAGTGGGCCTTCTGAGTGTTACTACTATGAGAACCCCACGGACACAGAGCACTGTGAACAGAGAGCCTACAATTTGGAGAACCCTTACCCTCTGCTCCTGGTCAACATCGGCTCCGGGGTCAGTATACTGGCCGTCTACTCCAAAGACAACTACAAACGCGTCACTGGTACCAG TTTGGGTGGTGGTACTTTCCTTGGGCTCTGTTGCTTGCTCACTGGCTGCTCCACCTTTGAAGAGGCGCTGGAAATGGCTTCGAGGGGGGAAAGCACTCGTGTGGATAAACTGGTCAGAGATATTTATGGGGGTGACTACGAGAGATTTGGCTTACCAGGATGGACTGTTGCTTCTAG ttttgggagCATGATGTGTAAAGAAAAGCGAGATTCCGTCTCAAAAGAGGATTTGGCTAGAGCCACACTTGTCACCATCACAAACAACATAGGTTCAATCACTCGCATGTGTGCACTAAATGAG AAAATCGAGAGAGTGGTGTTTGTTGGGAACTTCTTGCGCGTGAACACATTATCCATGAAGTTGCTGGCGTATGCTTTGGACTACTGGAGTAAAGGACAGCTCAAAGCTCTGTTCCTCAGACATGAG GGCTACTTTGGTGCTGTTGGAGCGCTGTTGGAACTGTCGAACTCGTCTTCATCACTGCTATCGCCTCAAGACCACTACTAA